The Quatrionicoccus australiensis nucleotide sequence CCAGGCGGGCCTGGTCGAAAACCCGGCGCATCACGGCCGAGCGGCCGACCATGCTGTCGAAGCCGAACTGGTGGCGAACGGTGCGGCGCAACAGGTCGCGTTCTTCGAGCAGGGTGCTTTTTTCCTGCTGGACATCGCGTGACAGACGCAGGTTCTGGCCGATCAGGTTGGCGACCATTTCGACAAACTGGGCGCGCTCCTCAAGCAGGCCGTCTTCCGGCAATTCCGGCTGGACAGCCAGGACGCCGAGCAGATCGCCGCCGACCTTGATCGGCACGGCAATGAAGGGGAGGTCGGTCTGGTAGACGCCTTCGCGATTCAGGAAGCGCGGTTCGTCGGCAGCGCAAACGAGCTTGATGGTGCGCTGCTTTTCCAGAACCAGGCCGATGATGCCTTCGCCCGGCCCGTACTGGACGTCGGCCAGGTCGGGACCATTCGGGTTGTACAGCGTGTGGATGCCGAGCTTGCCGCTGGCCGGATCGACGACGCTGATCAGGCCACGGGTCAGGCCGGCTTCGTCGTGCAGGACGCGCAGGACGTCGCGCAGGGTTTCATTGAAGGCGAGCGAGCGGCTGAGCACCCGGCTCACCGCATAGAGCGCGGCGAGCAGCAGGATGTTCAGCTCGTGCGTTCGGCAGTAGCCACCGGGCGGCGGGCACTCGTCGGCGGAGTGGATGATGTGTTCGTGCATGCTGTTCCCTTTCTTGTTCTTTTTAGATCGGGTCGCCGTCGAGACGGAATTCGACGATTGCCGCACAACCGCCGCTCGGACTTTCTGCCAGGTCGATGATGCCGCCGTGGTCGGCGACAACCTGCTGGGCGCGCGACAGGCCGGTGCCGATATGGCGGCCGCTGCCGTTCTTGGCGGTGAAGAAGGGTTCGAAGGCCTTGTGCCGCCACTCGTGCGGAATGCCCGGGCCGGTGTCGAGCACGGCAATCACCACGCAGTCACGCTCGACCGAGCTGGTCAGGCTCAGTTCGCGGCGTTTCCAGCCCTTGATGTTCATGGCTTCGATGGCGTTATCGACCAGGGCCTTGAACAGCATGCGCAATTGCAGCGGGCGGCCGATGATCGGCGGCAGGGTTGCGGCCGGCTGCCAATCGACGATGACGCCCGCGGCAAGCAGGCGCGGCGTGCAGATTTCCAGGACGTCGCGCAGGATTTCGTTGATGTTGATGCGTACGGCGATTTCCTGCGGGCTTTGCGGGATGACCTGACGCAGCATTTCCATGTGTTCGCGACTGGCCGCCAGGGCCTGCTGCAGCACGCCGGCGCTGGCCGGGTCGCGGCGTTGCAGCACGGAAGCAGCCGAGGCCATGACATTCATCGGTTCTTCAAGGCGGAAGATGGCGGCAGAGAGGCCTTCGCGGATCGCGGCGGTGCGTTCCTCGTCGGCCAGCACGGCCTGCAGCACGGCGGCGCGCGCCTTTTCCTGCTCTTCGCGCAAGGACGTGATGTCGGAGATGACCAGCAGCAGGCCCGGCTTGCCGCCGGTGTGGAGATAGCTGTCCGCTTCGTCGCTATGCATCTCGATCACCGATGAACTCACCGAAAGCCAGCGCGGCCGGCCGGCGGCACGGTCGATACGCGCCTCGCGGCTGACGAAGCCGCATTTGCCGGGGGATTTGGCCAGGCTCTCCAGCCAGTGCGGCATCACGCTGTCGAGCAAGGTGTGCGCCGGTTCCTTGGTGCGCAGGTCGCTGACCAGTTTCTTGTATTCCTGGTTGTCGAGAATGACGCGGCCTTTCTGATCAAGCAGGGCGAAGGCCATCGGCGCCGAATCGACGACCGATTCGATCAGCTGTTTCTGGTTGAGGACCATGCTTTCCAGGCGACGCATCTCGGTGATGTCGCGGTGCATGCCCAGGAAGTGCGTGGTCTTGCCCTTGCTGTCGACGACCGGCGAGATGTGCAGTTCGGCGAGATAGCGTTCGCCGCCTTTCCTGACGTTGAGCAGCTTGCCGGTCCACGGTCGCTGGGCGGCCAATTCGCTCCACATCGACTTGTACAGCTCGGGCGGGGTGGTGTGATTGGAGAGAACGGATTCGTTCTGGCCGATGATTTCGTCGGGCGTATAGCCAGTGACGCGGGCGAAGGCTTCGTTGGCGAAGAGGATGTTGGCCTTGGGATCGGTGATCGAAATGGCCAGATCTGCCTGGTCGACCGCCTGGCGATAGGCCTCGGGCGGCAGTTCCGTCTTTTGCGCAATGGGTGCCTGGGCACTGGGGACAGCCGACATGGTCATGCTCCTGATTAGTACGTTTGGTCTGGTCGTATGGGTGTTTGCTCCGTATCTAGCAGGTTCCGTGCCGCTCGCTTCAGGTCGTGGCGATGGCGGCTTGCCGTCAGGCTTGCGGAGCAAATGCGACGAAATTCATGTCACCTTTGCGACATTGCCACTCCTCTGGTTTTGCCCTGTTTTGGTGCGCCGACCGCAAAATCGTGCATCGACGCGGGTTTGCGGGAGGTGATGGCGATTTGGCACGCCTTGTGCAGAGAGGCAGTCGGTAAAACTGGAAACCGAAAGCCATGAGCGAATTTATTCTCCTGTTACTCTCCACCGCGCTGGTCAATAACGTCGTATTGATCAAGTTTCTCGGGCTCTGCCCGGTAATGGGTGTCTCGAAGAGTGTCGATAGCGCCCTCGGCATGGGGCTGGCGACGACCTTCGTCATCACGCTGGCGGCCGGTGCCTCCTGGATGCTCGACAACTGGCTGCTGACGCCGCTCGGTCTGGGCTACCTGCGCATCCTGACCTTCATCCTGGTGATCGCGGCCGTCGTCCAATTCACCGAGATGTTCATCAAGAAGGCCAGTCCCGGTCTCTACCAGTCGCTCGGCATCTACCTGCCGCTGATCACCACCAACTGCGCCGTGCTCGGTGTTGCGCTGCTCAACGTCGAACAGAAATTCAGCCTGTTCAAGAGCCTGCTCTACGGTTTCGGCTCGGCGCTCGGTTTCACCATCGTGCTGCTGATCTTCGCCGGTCTGCGCGAACGCGTCGCCTTGGCCCGCGTTCCTGGTGCCTTCGTCGGGGCGCCGATCGCCTTCGTCACCATCAGCCTGCTGGCCCTCGCCTTCATGGGCTTTTCCGGCCTGAACGTCTAAGGGAGATAAATCAATGATCGCTGCCATTCTCAGTCTGACCATCCTCGGTGCCGCACTCGGCATCATTCTCGGTGTGGCCAACAAATTCCTGCAGGTCGAAGGCAATCCGGTGGTGGAAGAACTGCTCGCCATCATGCCCGGTTCCAATTGCGGCCAATGCGGCTTCCCCGGTTGTTCCGGCGCTGCCGAGGCCATCGTCGATGGTTCGGCCGCCCCGACCTGCTGCCCGCCGGGCGGCAAGGCGCTGGCCGCGGCAATTGCCGCCAAGCTCGGCATCGAGGTCGATCTGTCGGGGATGACCGACGACGGTCCGAAAATCGCGCTGGTTGCCGAAGAGCTTTGCATCGGCTGCTGCCGTTGCAGCAAAGTCTGCCCGACCGACGCCATTCTCGGTGCCGCCAAGCAGATCCATAACGTGCTGCGCGAGGCCTGTACCGGCTGCAGCAGCTGCATCGAAAAATGCCCGACCGAGGCACTGGTGATGACGCCGGTGCCGGTGACCCTGCAGCACTGGGTCATGCCCAAACCCCTGGCTGCGTGAGATCAACATGGGATTCATGAACCTCTTCAAGCATTTCCTCGGCAAGGACTGGGGCGTCCATCCGGCCGACCACAAGCGTCCGGCCTCCGATGTGCCGACCCGCAAACTGCCGATTCCGCCACGCCTGCACCTGATGCTGTCGCAACACGTCGGCGCCCCGTCGCGGCCGATCGTGCTGGTCGGCGAAAAGGTCAGGAAGGGCCAGCTGATTGCCGCCGCCCAGGGCAACATCTCGGCGCCGCTGCATGCCTCGACTTCCGGCACGATCAGCGCGATCGGCGAAATTACCGCGCCGCACGCTTCCGGCCTGCCCGGCATGGCGATCTCGATCGACAGCGATGGCGAAGATGCCTGGATCGAAACCGAAGTCATCACCGATCCTTTTTCGCTCTCGCCCGAGGACATCGCCAAACGCGTCGCCGCGGCCGGTGTGGTCGGCCTGGGTGGCGCCACCTTCCCGTCCTCGGTCAAACTTAATCTTGGCCGCCGTTCGAAAATCGACACGCTGATCATGAACGGCAGCGAGTGCGAGCCTTACCTGTCTTGCGACGACCGCCTGATGCGCGACCGCGCCGCCGACATCGTGACCGGCATCCGCCTGATGCTGATCTCGACCGGTGCCGGCGAAGCCAAGGTCGGTATCGAGGACAACAAGCCGGAAGCGATCGCCGCGATGCGCGAGGCCGCAGCCCGTTTCGACAATGTCACGATTTTCCCGGTGCCGGCGCGTTACCCGATGGGTTCCGACCGCCAGTTGATCGTCGAACTGACCGGGCGCGAAGTCCCGTCCGACGCGCGTGCCGCTGACGTCGGCGTCATCGTCCATAACGTCGGTACGGCCTACGCCGTGCAGCAGGCGGTCTGTCTCGGCCGGCCGCTGCTCAGCCGGGTGATGACCCTGAATGGCGGCGTTGCAGCGACGCCGGGCAACTACGAAGTGCCGCTCGGCACCCTGATCAGCGACCTGGTCGCCTTCACTGGCGGCACGACGGGCGAGGTCGCCAAGCTGGTGATGGGCGGCCCGATGATGGGCACTATCCTGCCCCACATGCGGGTGCCGGTGATCAAGGGCACCAGCGGCATCCTGCTGCTCGACGCCAACGAGGCGGCGGGTGGCGAAGTCGAGGATTGCATCCGCTGCGGCAGTTGCGTCAAGGCCTGTCCGATGGGGCTGCTGCCGCTCGAAATGAGCGCGCGCATCCGCAACGACGAAATGGATGCCGCGGCCGATCTCGGTCTGGCCGACTGCATCGCCTGCGGTTGCTGTGCCTACGTCTGCCCCTCGCACATCCCGCTGGTCCAGTACTTCTACCACGCCAAGGGCGATCTCTACGCCCGTGAGCGCAACAAGCTGCGCACCGAGGCAACCAAGAAAATGGCCCTGCAGCGTCAGGAACGTCTGGATCGCGAGCAGCGCGAGAAGGTCGAAGCGGCCGCCAAACGCAAGGCCGAACGTGCTGCGGCCGCCGCCGCAGCAGCCGCTGCCGAAGCGGCCAAACAAGGAGAGTCCGCATGAGCACCAGCAGCCTGACTGCGCCACCGATCGCCTCGCCGCACGCACACGGCGGCAATTCGGTCACCCTGACCATGTTCCGCGTCCAGCTGGCGCTGCTGCCGGCGACGCTGTTCGGCTTCTGGCTGTTCGGCTGGCCGTCGGTCTTCCTCTTCCTGCTCACCGTCCTGTCCTGCCTCGGGTTCGAGGCCCTGTCGCTCAAGCTGATGGGGCGCCAGCGTTTCAAGGGCACCCTGTTCGACGGATCGGCCATGCTCACCGGCTGGCTGCTGGCGATGACCCTGCCGCCCTGGGCGCCGTGGTGGGTCGCCGTGCTCGGTGGTTTCATCGCGATCGTGATCGGCAAGCAGGTCTTTGGCGGTGTTGGCCAGAATGTCTTCAATCCGGCCATGGTGGCCCGCGTCGCCTTGCTGATCTCCTTCCCCGTCCCGCTGACCCAGTGGGTTTTCCCCCTGCCGCTGACTTCGCTGGCCGCGCCCGACTTCATTGACGGTCTGCGTATCTTTCTGACCAGCCTGCCGCTACCGGATGCGATGGCCAGTGCTTCGCTGCTCGGCTTTTCCAAGACCGAAATGTCGCGCGGCATCGACCTGCTGCATTCACTGGCCGGTGCCCAGGCGCCGGCCCTGTCGTGGCTCGGTACGCGGGCCGGCAGCTTCGGTGAGTCGGCTTCCTTGCTGATCCTTGGCGGCGGCCTCTACCTGCTGGCGCGCGGTGTCATCACCTGGCATACGCCGCTGGCGGTACTGGCCGGTCTGGCGATTCCCGCTGCAATCGGTCATGCCGTCGATCCGGGGCATTACCTGAGCGTTTCGGCGCACCTGTTGTCGGGGGCTGCCATGCTCGGCGCTTTCTTCATCGCCACTGACTACGTGACTTCGCCCAATACGGGGGCGGGACAAATCGTCTTCGGTCTGGGCGTCGGTTTGCTGACCTGGGTCATTCGCACCTGGGGCGCTTATCCGGAGGGGATGGCTTTCGCGGTCCTGCTGATGAACGCCATGACGCCGGTCATCGATCGCTTCGTCAAACCGCGCATCCTTGGCCGTGACCGCAAGGGCAAGCCGTTGAGCATTCCGGAAAAGAAGGGGGCCTGAGATGGGATTTGCATCGATACGTGAAAAACTGGGTTACCAGCCCGTCCTGCTCGGCGTCTTTGCGCTGCTGGCCAGCGGCGCCCTGGCCTGGGTCTCGGAATCCACCGCCGGCGCCATCGCCGCGGCCGAAGCCAAGGATTTGCGCGACTCGCTGGCCGAAGTGCTGCCGCAAGGCTTTGCCGACAACGATTTTCTGCACGATACGGTCGACCTCGAAAACAAGGGCAAAACCGTCACCATTTACCGTGCCCGCCAGGGTGGGGTGGTCAAGGGGGCAATTTTCAAGGTGGCCGAACGTGGCTATGCCGCCGATATCGTCATCCTGATGGCGGTCGATGCTGATGGAAAAATGCTCGGCGCGCGCGTGCTCAAGCATGCCGAAACGCCGGGTCTGGGCGACAAGATCGAGCTCTCCAAGGCGCCGTGGATCAAGGACTTCGACGGCAAGTCGCTGGGCAATCCGGCGCCCGAGAAATGGGCGGTCAAGAAGGACGGCGGCATCTTCGACCAGTTCGCCGGCGCCACCATCACGCCGCGGGCCGTGGTCAAGGCGGTCAAGGGCGGGCTGGATTTCTACGCCGCGCATCGCAAGGAAATTCTCGGAGACAAATCATGAGTGACGCCCTGAAAGAAGTCCCCCAGGGGGAAAACTACGGCAGCATCATCAAGGACGGCCTGTGGGAACAGAACGTGGTGTTCTCGCAGATGCTCGCCCTGTGCCCGACCATGGCGGTGACGACGAGCGGGACCAACGGTCTCGGCATGGGACTGGCGACCACGGCGGTGCTGGTGGTCTCCAATATCCTGGTCTCGATGATCCGGCACACGGTCAGTTCGCAGGTGCGGATTCCAGTGTTCGTGGTGTTGATTGCCACGCTGGTGACTGTCGTCGATATGGTCATGAATGCCTGGATGCACGATCTTTACAAGGTGCTCGGCCTGTTCATCGCGCTGATCGTGGTCAATTGCGCCATTCTCGGCCGCGCCGAAGCCTACGCCGTCAAGAACGGTGTGTTCGCCTCGGCGGTCGATGGTCTGGCGATGGGCCTGGGTTTCACCGGCGCCCTGACCCTGATCGGCCTGATCCGCGAGTTTCTCGGTTCGGGCACCTTGTTTGCGCAGGCTTCGAACCTGCTCGGTCCGTCTTTCGCGTTCCTCGAAATGAAACTGCCGGGTTACGGTGGTGCCCTGCTGATGATCCTGCCGCCGGGCGCTTTTGCCGTGCTCGGCTTCCTGCTTGCCGGCAAGCGGGTCATGGAGCAGCGGGCAGAGGCGCGGGCAAAGAATGCAAGTGGTGGTGCAGCACCGCTTGTTGCTTAAAGGGAGAAGAAAATGCAGATCGGCATTGCTTATTCAGAACCAGGACAGCAGATCTGGTTGAATATCGAGGTTCCGGACGAGTCGACCGTTGCAGAAGGGATCGAACGTTCGGGTGTGCTCAAGCAGTTTCCGCACATTGATTTGGCAACTCAGAAAGTCGGTGTGTTCGGTCGTCTGGTAAAGTTGGAGGCCGCCCTAAAACCGGGCGACCGTATCGAAATTTACCGGCCGATCATCGCCGATCCGGAAACCGTCCCACGTCGGGACACGAACGAAGAAGAATAAACACTATGTCTTTAACTATCGGTGTGGTGCGCGAAAGCGCACCGGGAGAACATCGCGTCGCAGTTGTGCCGGAAACGGCCAAGAAATTCCAGGCCTTGGGGGCGAAATTCGTCCTCGAGAATACGCTGGGGCTGGAAAGCCACTTCATGGATTCGACCTATGAAGGGGCCACTTTCAGCCAGGGCGTGCAGGGAATCTACCGCGGCGCCGACCTGATTTTGCGCGTGACCCCCCCCACCCTCGAGGAAATTGCAGAAATCCCCGAAGGTGCGGTGCTGATCGGTCTGCTCAAACCCTTCGAGGACAAGGCTCGACTGGCGGCGCTCAATGCCCGCAAGATCACCGCCTTCTCGCTTGAACTGCTGCCGCGCATTTCGCGCGCCCAGAGCATGGACGCGCTGTCCAGCCAGGGCGCCTGTGCCGGCTACCAGTGCGGCCTGATCGCCGCGGCGCGTTGTACCAAATTCTTCCCGATGCTGACCACGGCGGCCGGCACCATCCGGCCGGCGCGCGTGCTGGTGATCGGGGCCGGCGTTGCCGGTCTGCAGGCGATCGCCACCTGCAAGCGCCTCGGCGCGATGGTTGAAGCCTACGACGTGCGGGCCGCAGCCAAGGAACAGATCGAATCGCTCGGCGCCAAGTTCGTCGATACTGGCGTTTCGGCTGACGGCGCCGGCGGTTATGCGCGCGAACTTTCCGCCGAGGAAAAGGCGCAGCAGGCCGAAAAGCTGGCCAAGGCCGTTGAAATGGCCGATGTCGTGATCACCACGGCAGCGATCCCCGGCAAGAAGGCGCCGGTGATCATTACGGTCGACATGATCAAACGCATGAAATACGGCGCCATCGTCGTCGACATGGCCGCCGAATCGGGCGGCAACTGTGCGCTGACCCAGCCTGGCGAACATGTCGTCGCCAACGACGTCAATATCCATGGTCCGCTCAACCTGCCGTCGCGCATGCCGACGCATGCCTCCGAGCTGTACGCCAAGAACCTCTACAACTTCCTGTCGCCGTGGATCAAGGACGGCAAGCTCGAGTTCGACTGGAGCGATGAAGTGGTCGCTGGCACCTTGCTCTGCAAGGACGGCGCAACGGTGCACGCCACCGTGAAGCAGGTTTTGGGAGACGCATGATGGACGGTTTGCTCGCTTTATATATCTTCACGCTCGCAGCCTTCACCGGCTACGAGATCATCGCCAAGGTGCCGGTCATCCTGCACACGCCGCTGATGTCCGGGTCCAACTTCGTGCACGGCGTGGTCGTGGTCGGCGCCATGCTCATGCTGGGCACGGCTGACACGCCGGTGCAGCAGGCCATCGGCTTCTTCGCCGTCGCCCTCGGTGCAGCCAACGCGGCCGGTGGCTACGTGGTCACCGAGCGCATGCTCGCCATGTTCAAGAAGAAGGAGGCTTGAAATGATTAGCCCCACACGCTCACTTCGTTCGCTGCCCCCCGAGGGGGCGCAAGCCTCCCTTGGGACTGCCCGGCAGGAGGCTTGGCTATGACGCTGCCTATCTACGTTCAAGGCGCCTGGTACGTCGGCGCACTGCTTTTCATTTTCGGTCTCAAGGGCATGGGCTCGCCGGCTTCCGCCCGCAAGGGGATCGTCATCGCCGGTTACGGCATGCTGCTGGCGATTGCTGCGACCTTCCTGATTCCCGGTCTGCAGAACCTGGCGCTGATGGCCCTGGCCCTCGTGCTCGGCGGTGCGGTGGCCTGGATCTCCGGCAAGAAGGTCAAGATGACCGACATGCCGCAGATGGTCGCCATCTACAACGGCATGGGCGGCGGCGCGGCCGCCGCGATTGCCGCCATCGAGTTCGCCAAGGGCGATGCGCACAGCGTGGTCACCACCATCCTGGCAGTGGTCGGTGCGCTGATCGGTGCGGTTTCCTTCACCGGCTCCTGCGTGGCCTGGGCCAAGCTGCAGGGCGTGCTCAAAAAAGCGCATCGCCTGCCGGCCCAGAATGCGGTCAATGTCGTGCTGGCTTTGGTCGCCATCGCTCTCGGTGCCGCCATGGTCGTCATGGCCCCGGCCCAGCCGGAGCTGATCTTCGGCTTCTTCGCGGTTGCCCTGGTGCTTGGCCTGATCGTCACGCTGCCGATCGGCGGCGCCGACATGCCGGTGGTGATCTCGCTGTTCAATGCCTTCACCGGCCTGGCGGTCGGTTTCGAAGGCTACGTGCTGGGCAACCCGGCGCTGATCATTGCCGGCATCGTGGTCGGTGCGGCCGGCACGCTGCTCACTCAGCTCATGGCCAAGGCGATGAACCGTCCGCTCACCAACATCCTCTTCACGCCGATGGTGGCCAGCGGTCCCGGCGAGGCGATCACCGGCACGATGAAGGAACTGTCGGCGCTCGATGCGGCGGCGATGATGCGCTATGCCAGCAAAGTCATCATCGTGCCGGGTTACGGCATGGCGGTGGCGCATGCGCAGCACAAAGTCTGGGAAATGACCGAGATCCTGGAAGAGGCTGGGGTCGAGGTGAAGTTCGCCATCCATCCGGTGGCCGGACGGATGCCGGGTCATATGAACGTGCTGCTCGCCGAAGCCGGCGTGCCTTACGACAAGATTCTCGACCTTGAAGAAATCAACGGCGAGTTCGGCCAGACCGACGTGGCGCTGATCATCGGTGCCAACGACGTGGTCAACCCGAGCGCGCGTACCGACAAGACCAGCCCGATCTACGGCATGCCGATTCTCGATGCCGACAAGGCGCAGAACGTGATCGTCATCAAGCGCGGCAAGGGTACGGGTTATTCCGGAGTTGAAAACGCCCTGTTCTACACCGACAATTGCCGCATGCTCTACGGTGATGCCCAGCCGATGGCCGGGGAGATCATCCAGCAACTGAAGGCCATGGGCTAAGCCATGCCTCCCGAAAAGCCCGGCTCTGCCGGGCTTTTTACAGATTTTCATTTTGTGGAATTTTCAGCCATGTACCGTTTGTTGCCCCTGCTCGTCCTTTTTCCGTCACTCGCCCAGGCGGCCGACACGCTGCCGATGGTGGGCGGCATCCCGGTCGACTTCATTCTTTTCGCGCTGACCCTGCTCGGCGTGGCGCTCTTCCATAACGCCACGCTGTACGTTGCCCTGACCGGCCTGGCGACGATCAGCCTGTACAAGATCGTCTTCACCGGCTTCAAGACGGGCCTCGGCATCGCCGGCTTCTTCGGCCATCTCGGGCATGAATGGGTGACGCTGGCCAACCTGTTCTGCCTGCTCACCGGTTTTGCGCTGCTCGCCCGGCATTTCGAGAAGAGCCACGTGCCGGTCATCCTGCCGAAATTCCTGCCGAACGACTGGAAGGGCGGCTTCGTGCTGCTGGTCATGGTCTTCGTGATTTCCAGCTTCCTCGACAACATTGCCGCCGCCCTGATCGGCGGCGCCATGGCACACCAGTTGTTCAAGGGCAAGGTACATGTAGGCTATCTGGCTGCCATCGTGGCGGCTTCCAATGCCGGCGGCTCGGGTTCGGTGGTCGGTGATACGACGACAACCATGATGTGGATCGACGGCATCAGCCCAGCAGCGGTCGTGCATGCTTACACTGCAGCCGGTGTGGCGCTGCTGATTACCGGTTACTTTGCCGCCAAGCAGCAGCATGCTTATTCGCCCATCCTCAAGAACGCCCATGCCGGAACCCATGTCGATTGGGGGCGCATTTTTATTGTCTTCCTGATGCTGGCTTTCGCGATCATTGCCAATGTCACGATCAACGTGAAATTCCCGAGCATGGCCGACGCCTTCCCTTTCATCGGGGTTGCCGTCTGGACGGCCATCATCCTGACCATTCCGGTGCGTCGTCATGACTGGGAACTCCTGCCGGATACCAT carries:
- a CDS encoding citrate transporter — its product is MYRLLPLLVLFPSLAQAADTLPMVGGIPVDFILFALTLLGVALFHNATLYVALTGLATISLYKIVFTGFKTGLGIAGFFGHLGHEWVTLANLFCLLTGFALLARHFEKSHVPVILPKFLPNDWKGGFVLLVMVFVISSFLDNIAAALIGGAMAHQLFKGKVHVGYLAAIVAASNAGGSGSVVGDTTTTMMWIDGISPAAVVHAYTAAGVALLITGYFAAKQQHAYSPILKNAHAGTHVDWGRIFIVFLMLAFAIIANVTINVKFPSMADAFPFIGVAVWTAIILTIPVRRHDWELLPDTIKGSVFLLSLVTCASMMPVEALPPASWQSALTLGFVSAVFDNIPLTALALRQGGFDWGFLAYAVGFGGSMLWFGSSAGVALSSMFPEAKSAAQWLKHGWHVTVAYVVGFFFMLAVLGWHPDQPHKAVAVPAPAAVEAPVAH